From Aspergillus fumigatus Af293 chromosome 3, whole genome shotgun sequence, a single genomic window includes:
- a CDS encoding DNA repair protein SMC6 gives MMASAKRLQASQDPESFNDESNGTSLTSTSRKRIRRSETSRSEEDNESSDAETTRSCSITEALDDDEDELELRATQAIQEKYSFVNEEPNIPAEHGILERVECYNFMCHDHFRVELGPLINFIVGKNGSGKSAVLTAITLCLGGKASATNRGQSLKSFIKEGKESATIIVRLKNQGDGAFMPDDYGKSIIIERHFSKNGTSGFKIKAENGRIISTKKAELDSIIDYFTLQFDNPMNVLSQDMARQFLSTSSPADKYRFFVKGVQLEQLDQDYRLIEESADQIEEKLRNREQDIKILRDLKDTADRRLEKSDQQESLRSRIRNVRNQVAWAQVEEQEKLRDSLEGELARTDREIAAAEAQLSEFDINIQDTERECAAAAEFLNQTTSRLGQAESERNEIKTKLEEQLNERHDLQAEQRQIKEYLRTTETRIRETQNQIADENRRLADLSGGSYSRKEEQVQQAKIEAAEIRKQCEEHQQSARQLYQEAEEAEIAVKLAAAPIDKMKAEVDQAESNLRSLSREGIRRTGFHERMPALLKEVETERSFSRKPVGPIGSYVSLLKPEWSSILENALGTTLNSFIVTSKRDMNILSHIMQRVGCVCPIFIGSDGHIDTSEHEPEPHYDTALRVLQIDNELVRRQLIINHGIEQMLLIERLEDASSVLFDGQRPKNVKRCYCIDRTDRRRGIHLSYSRTGDPIQAPVQAYNGSPRMRSDLESQIRIQRDVVAGLRRELSNQEQQLRSARSRLESCKQAIERHKRRSKELQVLLQRQEDQVEELTDALERETVEDGHLDVLRTTLQEAEAEKHLNEGSLKDSVDAMDAIMRKLKATKQELSAKDAEISTLQEELRVAQGEEHLVQDKRRKIIGLKNTAIERVNDIKLNRTRIQQEKDRVAARVVEYEEKASLVSPRVAIDEGETANSLSKKLERLHGDLQRSNQQLGGSRDEIAAEVERATAAYQRAMKQIEEFRLLADVLKATLRHRKARWLIFRSHISSRAKAQFTYLLSERSFRGRLLTDHNSKLLDLQVEPDITKDSAGRGAKTLSGGEKSFSQVCLLLALWEAMGSPVRCLDEFDVYMDHINRKMAIDMLMLAARRSIGRQFILITPGSRAEITLAPDVRVKELAEPERGQMRLLF, from the exons atgatggcgtcTGCGAAGCGCTTACAGGCGTCCCAGGACCCTGAAAGCTTCAATGATGAAAGCAATGGCACATCTCTGACGTCCACTTCG CGCAAACGTATTCGTAGGTCTGAAACATCCCGGTCGGAAGAAGACAACGAATCAAGCGATGCTGAGACAACGAGATCTTGTTCCATCACCGAGGctctggatgatgacgaggatgaattgGAACTGCGTGCTACACAAGCAATTCAAGAGAAATACTCTTTCGTCAATGAAGAACCGAATATTCCTGCTGAGCACGGCATCCTCGAGCGTGTCGAATGTTACAATTTCATGTGTCATGATCATTTCCGAGTCGAATTGGGCCCGTTGATAAATTTTATCGTGGGCAAGAACGGTAGTGGAAAGAGCGCTGTTCTCACTGCCATAACTCTCTGCTTGGGTGGTAAAGCTTCTGCAACCAACCGTGGTCAGAGTCTTAAAAGCTTCATcaaagaagggaaaga AAGTGCAACTATCATCGTGCGGCTGAAGAACCAGGGTGATGGAGCCTTTATGCCTGATGACTATGGAAAGTCAATCATAATAGAGCGTCACTTCTCGAAAAATGGTACGAGTGGATTCAAGATCAAAGCTGAGAATGGGCGTATAATTTCCACTAAGAAGGCGGAGCTCGACTCAATTATTGACTATTTCACACTCCAATTTGATAACCCGATGAACGTCCTCTCACAAGACATGGCTCGCCAGTTTCTCAGCACGTCTAGTCCCGCCGATAAATATAGGTTTTTTGTGAAGGGTGTCCAGCTGGAGCAACTGGACCAAGACTACAGACTTATTGAAGAATCTGCCGATCAAATTGAAGAGAAGCTGAGAAACAGAGAGCAAGACATCAAAATCTTAAGAGATCTAAAAGATACAGCGGATCGCAGATTGGAAAAATCAGATCAGCAGGAATCACTCAGAAGCCGCATTAGGAACGTTCGAAACCAAGTGGCCTGGGCACAGGTTGAGGAACAGGAAAAG TTGAGAGACTCCCTGGAGGGCGAGCTCGCGCGGACAGACAGAGAGATAGCAGCGGCTGAAGCTCAATTGAGCGAATTTGACATCAATATACAGGACACAGAGCGTGAATGTGCGGCTGCAGCGGAGTTCCTCAACCAAACTACTTCCAGGCTCGGTCAAGCTGAGAGTGAGAGAAACGAAATAAAAACTAAACTGGAGGAACAGTTAAACGAACGACATGACCTGCAG GCCGAACAACGTCAAATCAAGGAATACCTCAGAACCACAGAGACAAGGATTCGTGAAACTCAGAATCAGATTGCTGACGAAAATCGGCGCCTGGCAGATCTTAGTGGCGGGAGTTATTCTCGGAAAGAGGAACAAGTCCAACAAGCAAAGATCGAGGCCGCTGAAATTCGGAAACAGTGCGAAGAGCACCAGCAGAGTGCTCGCCAGCTATAccaagaagccgaagaagccgagaTTGCGGTCAAATTAGCTGCCGCTCCTATAGACAAAATGAAGGCTGAGGTTGACCAGGCAGAATCCAACTTACGCAGTCTCAGCAGGGAAGGAATCAGACGTACAGGCTTTCATGAAAGGATGCCAGCACTCCTCAAAGAGGTAGAAACTGAGCGGTCCTTTTCCAGGAAACCTGTGGGCCCCATTGGAAGTTACGTGAGCTTGTTAAAACCAGAGTGGTCATCTATATTGGAGAACGCCCTTGGCACCACATTGAACAGCTTCATAGTGACCTCTAAGCGAGATATGAACATTCTTTCACACATTATGCAGAGGGTTGGCTG CGTGTGCCCTATATTCATAGGAAGTGATGGCCATATTGATACGTCAGAACATGAGCCGGAACCTCACTACGATACAGCCCTACGAGTTCTTCAA ATCGACAACGAGCTGGTTCGGCGACAGTTGATTATAAATCACGGCATAGAGCAGATGCTTCTGATTGAAAGGCTGGAAGATGCCTCGTCTGTGCTCTTTGATGGGCAACGCCCGAAAAATGTGAAGCGATGCTACTGTATTGATCGGACAGATCGGCGCCGAGGAATTCATCTTTCCTACAGTCGGACAGGAGATCCCATTCAGGCACCAGTCCAAGCCTACAATGGGAGTCCACGGATGAGATCCGATTTAGAATCACAGATCAG AATTCAGCGCGATGTAGTAGCAGGTCTTAGACGCGAACTAAGCAATCAAGAACAGCAACTGCGCTCCGCTCGATCTCGCCTGGAGAGCTGTAAGCAAGCTATTGAGAGACATAAGCGAAGATCAAAAGAATTACAAGTTCTGTTGCagaggcaagaagatcaagttGAAGAGCTCACTGACGCGCTTGAACGAGAGACTGTCGAGGATGGACATCTGGATGTGCTACGAACAACTCTTCAAGAGGCCGAGGCAGAGAAACACCTAAACGAAGGGTCTTTGAAGGACAGCGTGGATGCTATGGATGCCATCATGAGGAAATTGAAAGCGACCAAGCAAGAGCTTTCCGCAAAAGATGCCGAAATTTCAACCTTGCAGGAAGAGCTCCGGGTTGCTCAGGGAGAGGAGCACTTAGTGCAAGACAAGCGCCGGAAGATCATTGGTCTTAAAAATACAGCAATTGAGCGAGTCAATGACATCAAGCTGAACAGAACAAGGATtcaacaagaaaaggatcGTGTTGCCGCACGTGTCGTCGAATATGAGGAGAAGGCCAGTCTAGTCTCTCCACGTGTTGCGATTGATGAAGGGGAAACTGCCAACAGTCTGTCCAAGAAGCTTGAGAGACTCCACGGTGATCTTCAACGCTCGAATCAACA ACTCGGGGGATCGCGTGATGAAATTGCTGCTGAAGTGGAAAGGGCTACTGCGGCCTATCAACGAGCGATGAAACAAATTGAGGAGTTTCGACTGCTAGCTGAC GTTCTAAAAGCAACTCTAAGGCATCGTAAAGCTCGTTGGCTCATCTTCAGGTCGCACATTTCGTCTCGTGCCAAAGCTCAATTTACATACCTCTTGAGCGAAAGAAGTTTTCGCGGTCGACTATTGACTGATCATAATAGCAAGCTCCTCGATTTACAG GTCGAGCCGGACATAACAAAGGATAGTGCGGGTCGTGGTGCGAAGACTCTGTCCGGTGGCGAGAAATCATTCTCGCAAGTTTGTCTCTTGTTGGCGCTCTGGGAGGCCATGGGATCCCCAGTTCGTTGCCTGGATGAATT TGACGTATATATGGACCATATAAACAGGAAAATGGCGATTGATATGCTC ATGCTCGCTGCCCGGCGGTCCATTGGGCGACAATTCATACTCATAACACCGGGTTCTAGAGCTGAAATCACCCTGGCACCGGATGTCCGAGTGAAAGA GTTGGCAGAGCCAGAACGTGGCCAGATGAGGCTTTTATTTTGA
- a CDS encoding M20 family dipeptidase codes for MAPQLEPFFKQVDELSNSFIDRLRKAVAIPSISAHDENRKDVFRMAHFLASELEALGAEVEQRPLGKQPGKEHLDLPPVVIARYGNDKNKRTILVYGHYDVQPALKDDGWATEPFELTIDDQGRMFGRGSTDDKGPVLGWLNVIEAHQKAGVELPVNLLCCFEGMEEYGSEGLEEFIKSESKKFFKDADAVCISDNYWLGTEKPCLTYGLRGCNYYSVSISGPAQDLHSGVFGGSTHEPMTDMVNILSKLVDPKGNILIPGIMDLVAPLTEEENSLYSKISYTMDNLHESLGSKTNIHETKERTLMARWRYPSLSIHGIEGAFSAPGAKTVIPAKVIGKFSIRTVPNMESDAVNKLVFDYIKAEFAKLNSKNTLDVWLQHDGKWWVASPKHWNFTAASKAVKQVFGVEPDMTREGGSIPVTLSFEQATGKNVLLLPMGSSTDAAHSVNEKLDKKNYIEGTKLLGAYLHYVAEEPASEV; via the exons ATGGCGCCGCAACTTGAACCATTTTTCAAGCA GGTTGATGAATTGTCAAATTCTTTTATCGACC GGTTGCGGAAGGCTGTCGCGATTCCATCCATTTCTGCGCATGATGAGAACAGGAAGGATGTCTTCAGG ATGGCGCATTTCCTTGCCTCCGAACTAGAGGCACTCGGAGCTGAAGTTGAACAAAGACCGTTGGGTAAACAACCAGGCAAAGAGCATCTTGACCTTCCGCCTGTTGTCATCGCTCGGTATGGTAACGATAAAAACAAGCGGACGATCTTAGTCTACGGTCACTATGACGTGCAGCCTGCCCTCAAAGACGATGGCTGGGCTACTGAGCCTTTTGAATTGACTATAGACGATCAAGGGAGAATGTTCGGCCGTGGAAGTACAGATGACAAAGGCCCTGTTCTAGGTTGGTTAAATGTCATTGAAGCCCACCAAAAAGCCGGTGTTGAGCTGCCTGTCAACCTTCTCTGTTGCTTCGAGGGCATGGAGGAGTATGGCTCAGAAGGTCTGGAGGAGTTCATTAAATCCGAAAGCAAGAAGTTTTTCAAGGACGCAGACGCTGTTTGCATCTCCGACAACTACTGGCTCGGAACTGAGAAGCCCTGCCTGACATACGGTTTGCGGGGTTGTAACTACTACTCTGTCAGCATCTCAGGTCCCGCGCAAGACCTACACAGTGGTGTTTTTGGTGGTTCTACCCATGAGCCGATGACGGATATGGTGAACATCTTGTCAAAACTTGTTGACCCCAAGGGCAACATTCTGATTCCTGGCATTATGGACCTCGTTGCGCCCCTTACCGAAGAGGAAAACTCATTGTACAGCAAGATCAGCTATACGATGGACAATCTCCACGAGTCGCTAGGTAGTAAGACGAATATTCATGAAACAAAAGAGAGAACACTCATGGCGAGATGGAGGTACCCATCCTTATCTATCCATGGCATCGAGGGCGCATTCTCCGCTCCTGGCGCCAAAACTGTTATACCAGCGAAGGTTATCGGGAAGTTTTCCATTCGAACCGTTCCAAATATGGAAAGTGACGCTGTGAACAAGCTCGTGTTCGACTACATCAAGGCGGAGTTTGCCAAGCTGAATAGCAAAAATACTTTGGACGTGTGGCTTCAGCATGACGGAAAGTGGTGGGTTGCTAGCCCCAAGCACTGGAACTTCACCGCTGCAAGCAAGGCTGTTAAGCAGGTCTTCGGTGTAGAACCTGATATGACTCGTGAAGGCGGCAG CATTCCTGTTACTCTAAGTTTTGAACAAGCGACAGGAAAGAATGTATTACTCTTACCGATGGGTAGCTCAACCGACGCTGCCCACTCTGTCAATGAGAAACTGGACAAGAAAAATTACATCGAAGGGACCAAATTACTTGGTGCCTATCTGCACTATGTTGCGGAGGAGCCCGCCAGCGAAGTCTAG
- a CDS encoding mitochondrial 54S ribosomal protein mL58, which yields MATFSAVSRRPFIALPFLIPSCEPVALELRRNQSSYRRTKQRLRVKPDASFGFSSDQTQDHIIFNPPSSAPSVFHTPTKFLPPDDARRTLRTDVSMKSDQNPENLPPVFNSPTEKKYHLTPSDIEEIRKLRLSDPMTWSRWKLAKRFDCSPMFIGMVCEASPQKKEIQRQVLEAVQSRWGLKRRMAREDRQLRKESWGKDE from the coding sequence ATGGCGACTTTCAGTGCTGTTTCGAGGAGGCCATTCATAGCATTGCCGTTTCTAATACCATCCTGTGAGCCGGTGGCTCTGGAGTTGCGCAGAAATCAGTCTTCATACAGACGTACGAAACAACGTCTTCGCGTTAAGCCGGATGCCTCTTTTGGCTTCTCTTCGGATCAAACCCAGGATCacatcatcttcaatccACCTTCGAGCGCTCCGTCTGTCTTCCATACACCGACAAAATTTCTTCCCCCTGATGATGCTCGGAGGACCCTTCGCACCGACGTGTCAATGAAAAGTGATCAGAATCCCGAAAACCTTCCTCCTGTATTCAATTCGCCAACGGAAAAAAAGTATCACCTGACTCCATCTGACATAGAGGAAATCCGCAAACTCAGACTCAGCGACCCTATGACTTGGAGCAGGTGGAAATTAGCCAAGCGATTTGACTGTTCTCCGATGTTCATCGGTATGGTTTGCGAAGCCAGTCCtcagaagaaggaaattCAGAGACAGGTCTTGGAGGCTGTCCAATCGAGATGGGGTTTGAAAAGACGGATGGCCAGAGAAGACCGTCAATTGCGGAAAGAATCCTGGGGCAAGGATGAATGA